A window of Pyrinomonadaceae bacterium genomic DNA:
CCGAAACCAGCATCGCGGTATCCTGCACCACGCCTCTCACTGAGAATTCGGCGAGCGCGGGGTTCTGCGTCAGGAGCCAATCTTTGTATTGGTCACGAGCTTTGAAGCAAGCCAGCCAATCACCTGTGGCCTTCCACGAAACGTAAAACCAAAAGAGCGGCGCGAAGAGCATGATGAGCAGAGCAGGAATCGAAACACGACGTTCTTTCCAAAACTGAATGGTGGGGATGAGCGCAATCAACATCCAGCTCTCGACGCGCGTCAGCCCGGCAAGCGCAGCGAAAACCGCCGCCACCACCCAACGCTTCTTCAGCACAAAGTAAAGACTTGCGAGTACGAACAGTGCGTGCGGAACGTCAGTCATAGCTGACGCGGAATTCATGATGTGAAGCGGGTTCAGCGCGATTAGCAGAAATGACAGAAGTGCAGCGGTTTGGTGCTGCACAACGCGCAGTGTGATCGTGTACACGAGCAGACAAATGCCGATTCCCGCCACGGCCGAAACAATCTTTCCTGTGTAAAAGCCATTCCCAACAAACACGTTAACGAACGCTGCTATCAACTGGTACAGAGGCAGCCAGAACCCGTACAAGTCTGTGAGTGCTAAGGTGCCGGCTTTGATCTTCGTGCTTAGGGTCCCGATGTCTCGGATGTAGACGTAAGCGTCGCCGAATGTATTGGGCAGAAGAAATGCGCCGAGCAGTCTCGGAATCGCCGCGACGGCAAACAAGAAAGTCCACAGTCGGATTCGCTGGTTCATAATCTCGCGCGAGGATAACAGCGAACATTCGACGGCCGAAACGTCCTTTGCTTGTCCGTCATTGCGCCGCTTGTTATAGTCACCATTTAACAATCCCTTAATGGCAACAGCGACGGCAGAGAAGGTCCTG
This region includes:
- a CDS encoding phospholipid carrier-dependent glycosyltransferase, with protein sequence MNQRIRLWTFLFAVAAIPRLLGAFLLPNTFGDAYVYIRDIGTLSTKIKAGTLALTDLYGFWLPLYQLIAAFVNVFVGNGFYTGKIVSAVAGIGICLLVYTITLRVVQHQTAALLSFLLIALNPLHIMNSASAMTDVPHALFVLASLYFVLKKRWVVAAVFAALAGLTRVESWMLIALIPTIQFWKERRVSIPALLIMLFAPLFWFYVSWKATGDWLACFKARDQYKDWLLTQNPALAEFSVRGVVQDTAMLVSGIDLAVLCAALVAGWLVVRRLTQRADGAVANLDDGAKPAPMSIDSILPLLVFFFPFLGLLVVAYLTHQQPIIFPRYGLILFSLGIPILAWTYFAIVRRRPQWSRRILIAIVLLCAVNFSAQFAGGIGELNRYRAQRHVANYLGYQFEMNPGVKIFCDEGTVRALSGIPEDRFVTSADAPKDPEDFLTFLEKLNVEWLVVVVKNDSLVRRLFPDSQYGEPIGPYEAVMLRQSPFLHIRMFIYRRKPAP